The DNA sequence GATTTCAAAACGGCTGCCGCCTTCTGCCGATCAGGCGGCTTGCCGGAATTGCCAGTTTACCATGGGCGGCAAGCACCCGTCAACCGGATTGCCCCTCGTCCGGCCCCCGGCCGGTCCCGGGGACGATCGTCACTTTGCGCTGGCGGCCGACCCCGACGCTTTCGGTGGTGACATCCGCGTGGCCGCGCAATTCGATGTGAATGATCCGCCGCTCGTTGGCGGGCATCGGCTCGAGCACCACCGTCCGGCCGCGCTCCACCGCCTGCTCGGCGGCCCGGCGCGCCATGCGCCGCAGCTGCTGCTCACGCCGCCGCCGGAATCCCTCCACGTCGACGATCACCGGCAGGGGGCGGCCGAGCTTGCGCGCCACCATCATCCGCGCCAGGTATTGCATCGCCCCCAGCGCCTCGCCCCGCCGGCTGACCATGATCCCCAGGTCCTGACCGTGGATCTCGATCAGCGCGTGCCGGGCTTCATGCTCGTCCTGGGGGACGGTCCACTCGGCGGTCGTGCTGGCGGCCACCCGCATCCGCGCCAATAGCTCTTGGACCACGGTCCGGGCCGCCTCCAGATCCGGATCCTCCGCCGCGGAGGGATCCAGCGCCGTCAGGCGCACGCGCGAGGGGACGCCCATCCCGGGCATGTGCCCCGGCCGCCCTTCCTCGAGGACCACGATCTCCACCTGGTCCCTCCGCAAACCAAGCCGGGCCAGACCGCGTTCCACCGCCTCCCCCACCGTGGGGGCCGTCGTTTCCACGCTGGCTCTGTATTCCGTCGCCATGGGACCGCCTCTCCAGGCTGTTTCCGGATGGTTCCCGCCCGGCCCCGGGGGAACGCCTCCGCGATTGTCCGCGCACTTGCGGGCCGGCGGCGCGGGTTCCTACTTCGCGCTCTTGGGGGACGGGGCGCTCGATCGGAAGCTGAACACCTGCTTCCAGGCGACCTTGCCCATCAGCATGTATTGGATGATCGTGATCAGGTTGCTCACGATGAAGTACAGCGAAAGCCCGGAGGCGAGCGTGAGCGAGATCTGCGTGATGAAGATCACCATGAAGACGTTCATCAGCAGGCTCGTCTGCCCGCCTTGGGCCTCGGTGTTCATCACCGGGACAATCCGCTGGGAAACCCAGCTGGTGACGAGCACCAAGCCCGCCAGCACCGGGATCGGGAAGGGAATCCCGGGGAGGACCAGGTGCTCGGGCTGGGCCAAGTTCAGCCACAGGAAAGTCTTCTTCAGCGGGATCAACGCCACGGGAAAGAAATCGTACATCCGCTGGGAAAGGCTGAACAGCTGCAGCGGGGTGGACGGAATCACGTTCTGGATCGATTGGTACAGCCCGATGAGGACCGGCAGTTGGATCAGGATGGGCAGGCAGCCGCCCACCGGATTGGCGCCCGCCGACTGCAGCAGCTTCATCTGCTCCTTCTGCAGCTTTTCCTTGTCTTTGGCGTACTTCTTCTGCAGGTCCTGCCATTCCTTCGAGCCTTGCAGTTCCTGCATCTTCTTCATGCTCTTCTGCGAAGAGGCGGTCAGCGGGTAGGTGGCCAGGC is a window from the Anaerolineales bacterium genome containing:
- a CDS encoding Jag N-terminal domain-containing protein yields the protein MATEYRASVETTAPTVGEAVERGLARLGLRRDQVEIVVLEEGRPGHMPGMGVPSRVRLTALDPSAAEDPDLEAARTVVQELLARMRVAASTTAEWTVPQDEHEARHALIEIHGQDLGIMVSRRGEALGAMQYLARMMVARKLGRPLPVIVDVEGFRRRREQQLRRMARRAAEQAVERGRTVVLEPMPANERRIIHIELRGHADVTTESVGVGRQRKVTIVPGTGRGPDEGQSG
- a CDS encoding YidC/Oxa1 family membrane protein insertase: MWDTFILNPLINALLFLYQLFGGSFGLAIIVFTIVIRLATYPLTASSQKSMKKMQELQGSKEWQDLQKKYAKDKEKLQKEQMKLLQSAGANPVGGCLPILIQLPVLIGLYQSIQNVIPSTPLQLFSLSQRMYDFFPVALIPLKKTFLWLNLAQPEHLVLPGIPFPIPVLAGLVLVTSWVSQRIVPVMNTEAQGGQTSLLMNVFMVIFITQISLTLASGLSLYFIVSNLITIIQYMLMGKVAWKQVFSFRSSAPSPKSAK